One region of Coraliomargarita parva genomic DNA includes:
- a CDS encoding prolyl oligopeptidase family serine peptidase: MKLVESLIVGVVILSALVGSSMGASAETLDGFVAGSYTAKNGYALQYRLYSPEIEDGKTYPLIVHLHGAGSWGDNNEAQLGQAKRLVRSDYPAFILAPKTVRPMKWVDLDWKQTGHHQPEQVGLSLEATHELLLKLLNETREIDSSRVYANGQSMGGYGTWDLITRYPEMFAAAVPVCGGGDVEKMPRLQTMPLWVFHGAKDTVVPVQNSRELVAALEAVGNKHVTYTEYPDRGHDAWVPAYNNDQLFSWLFDQRKGK, encoded by the coding sequence ATGAAACTTGTTGAATCTCTGATCGTTGGAGTCGTTATCTTGTCCGCCCTAGTCGGATCTTCGATGGGGGCCTCCGCTGAAACTCTAGATGGCTTTGTTGCCGGCAGCTATACCGCGAAGAATGGGTATGCGCTCCAATACCGACTCTACTCTCCTGAAATAGAAGACGGAAAAACCTATCCTCTGATCGTGCATTTGCACGGTGCAGGAAGCTGGGGGGACAACAATGAAGCTCAATTAGGGCAAGCCAAACGACTCGTGCGAAGTGACTATCCGGCTTTTATCCTGGCTCCCAAGACGGTGCGACCGATGAAATGGGTCGATTTGGACTGGAAGCAAACCGGACATCACCAGCCGGAACAAGTAGGGCTCTCTTTGGAGGCGACTCACGAACTTCTCCTCAAGCTTTTGAATGAGACTCGTGAGATCGACAGTAGTCGCGTTTATGCCAACGGCCAGTCGATGGGTGGTTATGGCACTTGGGATCTTATCACCCGTTATCCTGAAATGTTTGCTGCGGCCGTGCCTGTCTGCGGAGGCGGTGATGTTGAGAAAATGCCGCGTTTGCAAACGATGCCGTTATGGGTGTTTCACGGCGCAAAAGACACGGTTGTACCGGTCCAGAATTCGCGAGAGCTGGTAGCTGCGCTGGAAGCGGTCGGCAATAAGCACGTGACCTACACGGAGTATCCTGATCGTGGTCACGACGCGTGGGTGCCAGCCTACAACAACGATCAGCTGTTTAGTTGGCTGTTCGACCAACGAAAGGGCAAATGA
- a CDS encoding glycoside hydrolase family 88 protein, translating to MLTQKRYFTEHSEFTNEFEALEGKTGPKSRPLMTLSRDRGTLLTWTNLPSPSGRLNLVLTFVIEAPTAHRSNCIQVYYAGGDQMIAQAEVKFSDPYQVLSISLPKEIVPEDGVLSLELKLAFEGFLWVFAPDSEATGGLELHVPHLVDADMPADSFLDRLATLASLQTFSWKEGCVLDALQAFSDRGDFPQASKAIRDHLEYFNFSGGDLEYETPRSFRVRNELDTIETTLPFTHVALIDPQHPWVDMAMDFWRQLMAENGQVQDEEMISSEGAYTVAYPMTLIAKLRNEPEWFKVAEDLLVETFQRLVQPEGIYLRHYTDGRRTHKNWVRGLCWQILGHVQVLKHQPEPSEVIQSQLIQLAEFAAKYQLEDGLWACFVDEPEVLPDTSGSVGVAAAFAMAAKEGYLPSEYYDRAFCCRDTARTYLTAEGYLSGCSQSNKAGEALQRSDYRVTLPYALGLFGLLEAACLSS from the coding sequence ATGTTAACACAAAAAAGATATTTTACGGAACATTCCGAATTCACGAATGAATTCGAGGCGCTCGAAGGAAAAACCGGTCCGAAGTCCCGCCCTTTAATGACTTTGAGTCGTGATCGGGGAACCCTTTTGACTTGGACGAATTTGCCGTCGCCGAGTGGACGTCTGAACCTGGTGCTTACTTTTGTGATCGAGGCCCCCACGGCTCATCGCAGCAATTGTATCCAAGTCTATTATGCAGGCGGTGATCAGATGATTGCGCAAGCCGAAGTGAAATTTTCCGATCCATACCAAGTGCTTTCGATTTCCTTGCCAAAAGAGATTGTCCCTGAGGACGGGGTCTTATCTTTGGAGTTGAAACTGGCTTTTGAAGGATTCCTATGGGTCTTTGCTCCAGATTCTGAGGCGACTGGTGGGCTTGAATTGCATGTGCCGCATCTGGTGGACGCGGATATGCCTGCCGATTCGTTTTTGGATCGATTGGCAACACTCGCATCACTGCAAACCTTCAGTTGGAAGGAAGGCTGCGTATTGGACGCCTTACAGGCTTTCTCGGATCGAGGCGATTTTCCTCAAGCTTCGAAAGCGATTCGTGATCATTTGGAGTATTTTAATTTTTCCGGCGGTGATTTGGAGTATGAAACACCTCGGAGTTTTAGAGTTCGAAATGAACTGGATACGATTGAAACGACCTTGCCGTTTACGCATGTTGCCTTGATTGATCCGCAACATCCCTGGGTGGATATGGCCATGGATTTCTGGCGTCAACTGATGGCGGAGAATGGTCAGGTGCAAGACGAGGAAATGATCTCGAGTGAAGGGGCTTATACGGTTGCTTATCCGATGACACTGATTGCCAAGTTGCGCAATGAGCCGGAGTGGTTTAAAGTTGCCGAAGACTTGCTGGTGGAAACCTTCCAGCGACTGGTTCAACCGGAGGGGATTTACTTGCGTCACTATACCGATGGACGCCGCACTCACAAAAACTGGGTGCGTGGTCTGTGTTGGCAAATCTTGGGGCATGTGCAGGTGCTAAAGCATCAACCGGAGCCCTCCGAAGTGATCCAATCCCAGTTGATCCAGCTCGCAGAGTTTGCGGCTAAGTATCAATTGGAGGACGGTCTTTGGGCATGCTTTGTTGACGAACCTGAAGTGTTGCCGGATACCTCGGGGTCGGTCGGTGTGGCGGCGGCATTTGCCATGGCGGCTAAAGAGGGTTATCTCCCTAGCGAGTATTATGATCGGGCATTTTGCTGCCGTGATACTGCGAGGACGTATTTGACCGCCGAAGGCTATTTATCCGGTTGCTCGCAATCCAACAAGGCTGGCGAAGCCTTGCAGCGCAGTGATTATCGGGTAACCTTGCCTTATGCTCTCGGATTGTTTGGGCTGCTTGAGGCGGCTTGCCTATCGTCTTAA
- a CDS encoding type II toxin-antitoxin system VapC family toxin — MILDTCFLIDLQREFRKGQSGRATAFLEAHPDDRFCISVISVTEFLEGFAQIADGERLLRAYTRIDIDSRVASRAASYRRQLRQEGQLIGDFDILIAATAVTESLPLVTRNTAHFERLPGLEIVGY; from the coding sequence ATGATTCTCGATACCTGCTTTCTGATCGATTTGCAGCGCGAATTTCGGAAGGGGCAGTCGGGGCGTGCCACTGCGTTTCTGGAAGCGCATCCGGATGACCGCTTTTGCATTTCGGTCATTTCCGTGACGGAGTTCTTGGAAGGCTTTGCGCAAATCGCCGACGGGGAGCGCTTGCTTCGTGCGTATACCCGCATCGACATCGATTCCAGAGTCGCCAGTCGAGCCGCTAGCTATCGCCGTCAACTCAGGCAAGAGGGGCAGCTGATTGGTGACTTTGATATCCTGATCGCCGCGACGGCCGTCACGGAAAGCCTGCCACTGGTCACGCGCAACACAGCCCACTTTGAGCGCTTGCCGGGCTTAGAGATTGTCGGGTATTGA
- a CDS encoding helix-turn-helix domain-containing protein, whose translation MQNAPYPQFRLDQWSSMRLQLLWAYQKRMNLPTTAHSHTYHFQTAALVQNGWASTGQSETNRIHAKAGQWLIFKQGKRWQQFSPDCELLSIGYRFQLPTGEALYDKGLPVAFPASQHPQLEREARKVLHLMKKHVGEGFLPSKQIVDMRHYLLSQNALRTFLIELATILHKCGVHPESMRQGHPQVSQTLEIINSTPISELGKSGSPQTIAHNVGLSSTHLDRLMVEETGHTVFKHIDIRRLRTAQDALLADQTSMKAIAYTLGFSSPAHFNSWFRKRMQTTPLQFRKQGILA comes from the coding sequence ATGCAAAACGCGCCTTACCCCCAGTTCCGATTGGACCAATGGTCCAGCATGCGCCTTCAACTTCTCTGGGCCTATCAAAAGCGCATGAACTTGCCAACAACAGCACATAGCCATACCTATCACTTCCAGACCGCAGCCCTGGTTCAAAATGGTTGGGCCAGCACAGGCCAAAGCGAAACAAATCGGATTCATGCGAAAGCCGGGCAATGGTTGATTTTCAAGCAGGGCAAGCGTTGGCAGCAATTCAGTCCAGACTGTGAACTGCTCTCCATTGGCTACCGCTTTCAACTCCCAACCGGAGAAGCGCTCTATGACAAGGGCCTGCCGGTCGCTTTCCCGGCAAGCCAGCATCCGCAACTCGAGCGAGAAGCCCGCAAAGTTCTGCACCTGATGAAGAAGCATGTCGGCGAAGGCTTTCTACCCTCGAAGCAGATCGTCGACATGCGCCATTATCTACTGTCTCAAAATGCACTCCGAACTTTCCTCATCGAACTCGCCACAATTCTCCACAAGTGTGGAGTCCACCCGGAATCGATGCGCCAAGGACACCCACAAGTGTCCCAGACACTGGAAATCATTAATTCCACCCCGATCAGCGAATTGGGTAAATCCGGCTCCCCCCAGACGATTGCCCACAACGTCGGACTGAGTTCCACCCACCTCGACCGACTCATGGTAGAGGAAACGGGACATACAGTATTTAAACATATCGACATCCGCCGCCTACGCACCGCACAGGATGCACTTCTCGCCGATCAAACAAGCATGAAAGCCATCGCCTACACTCTGGGATTCTCATCCCCTGCCCACTTCAATAGCTGGTTTAGAAAACGCATGCAAACGACCCCACTTCAATTCAGGAAACAGGGAATTCTGGCCTGA
- a CDS encoding FAD-dependent oxidoreductase produces the protein MNNKLDSKKHEAEVCVVGGGMSGLIAAVAAARRGAKVILIHDRPVLGGNASSEVRMWICGAGGHHRKETGILEEIQLLNLARNPHGNYSVWDSVLYEFAQMTPGLTTLLNCSCNDLMMDGDRITAVNAWQLTTQTWHTVTADIFIDCSGDSILAPLSGAEVRWGRESREETGEPIAPLRSDLKTMGNTILLQLEETAEPQAFTPPEWAYVFDDESNLPSRVGNGFGHNFWWLEIGGLKDTIKDSEVVYDELVKAAWGVWDYMKNRGPQAEKLRNWRLRWMGSLPGKRENRRYVGPYVLTQMEVESEGQFEDVVAYGGWSMDDHHPAGLYYPGKATIFHPAPSPYGIPFRSLYSRSIGNLFCAGRNISVTHAALSSTRVMGTCSLLGQAVGTAAALCVETGCLPDDVSAGKMKILQTRLMEDDCWLPGHTRAPSLPMKTAVLTVTSGDATARLLDGHEREADKAAHVWTGPLGASIELRWDAPQDVDCLRLVFDSDLSDAKCMPCRYGLDKEPMRVPETMVRAFTVEVQTADGVWSTRHEIVQNARRLWVLPIAQAVIAIRWTGHSTWGAKDLRLYSLEASATPMPLTHTPAQGNNWAEVVAEIPQEDLAEPDHGLENRGRGTSRIGA, from the coding sequence GTGAATAACAAACTGGATTCAAAGAAGCACGAAGCCGAAGTCTGCGTCGTGGGTGGTGGTATGAGTGGCCTGATCGCTGCGGTTGCAGCGGCCCGACGCGGTGCGAAGGTCATTTTAATTCATGACCGTCCGGTGCTAGGGGGGAATGCTTCTTCCGAAGTCCGCATGTGGATCTGCGGTGCGGGTGGCCATCACCGGAAGGAAACCGGCATCCTGGAAGAGATCCAGCTGTTGAACCTGGCACGAAATCCGCATGGAAACTACTCCGTTTGGGACAGCGTACTCTACGAGTTTGCACAGATGACGCCAGGTTTGACCACGTTGCTGAATTGTAGCTGTAACGACCTGATGATGGATGGGGACCGTATTACCGCGGTCAATGCCTGGCAATTGACCACGCAGACCTGGCATACGGTGACGGCGGATATCTTTATCGATTGCTCGGGCGATTCGATTCTGGCTCCGCTGTCCGGAGCCGAGGTTCGCTGGGGACGTGAGAGCCGGGAAGAAACCGGCGAGCCGATCGCCCCCCTGAGATCCGATCTGAAAACCATGGGGAATACCATTCTGCTGCAATTGGAGGAGACCGCGGAACCTCAGGCGTTTACCCCGCCGGAATGGGCTTACGTTTTTGATGATGAGTCCAATTTGCCCTCGCGCGTGGGGAACGGTTTCGGGCACAATTTTTGGTGGTTGGAAATCGGGGGCTTAAAGGATACCATCAAAGACTCAGAAGTCGTTTACGATGAGTTAGTCAAGGCGGCTTGGGGAGTCTGGGACTACATGAAAAACCGCGGTCCGCAGGCGGAGAAGCTTCGCAATTGGCGTTTGCGCTGGATGGGGTCCTTGCCCGGTAAACGCGAGAACCGGCGCTATGTGGGACCATACGTGCTGACGCAAATGGAAGTCGAGTCGGAGGGGCAGTTTGAGGATGTCGTGGCCTACGGCGGATGGAGTATGGACGACCACCATCCCGCCGGACTGTATTACCCCGGTAAAGCCACTATTTTCCACCCGGCGCCGTCACCTTATGGGATTCCATTTCGCAGTTTGTATTCAAGGAGCATTGGAAACCTGTTCTGTGCCGGTCGGAATATTTCCGTGACTCACGCAGCACTGTCCTCGACCCGTGTGATGGGCACTTGCTCGCTGCTGGGGCAGGCTGTGGGCACCGCGGCCGCACTGTGTGTGGAGACGGGCTGTCTTCCGGATGACGTGAGTGCTGGCAAGATGAAGATCCTGCAAACACGATTGATGGAAGACGACTGTTGGTTGCCGGGACACACGCGAGCTCCTTCCTTGCCGATGAAGACTGCAGTGCTGACTGTCACGTCCGGGGATGCGACGGCTCGACTTCTGGATGGCCATGAGCGTGAGGCAGACAAGGCCGCACATGTCTGGACCGGGCCTCTTGGGGCATCCATCGAATTGAGGTGGGATGCCCCGCAGGATGTGGACTGTCTGCGTCTGGTCTTTGATAGCGACCTGAGTGATGCCAAGTGCATGCCTTGCCGTTATGGATTGGATAAAGAGCCGATGCGGGTCCCGGAGACCATGGTCAGAGCCTTCACGGTCGAAGTTCAAACAGCCGATGGAGTGTGGTCCACACGGCATGAGATCGTGCAGAATGCGCGCCGTCTCTGGGTTTTGCCGATCGCGCAAGCTGTGATTGCAATCCGGTGGACGGGGCATTCGACCTGGGGTGCAAAGGACTTACGTCTGTATAGCTTGGAGGCGTCAGCTACGCCAATGCCTCTGACGCACACACCAGCGCAGGGCAATAATTGGGCGGAAGTCGTGGCTGAAATTCCTCAAGAAGATCTCGCTGAGCCGGACCACGGACTCGAAAACCGGGGACGCGGCACCTCACGCATAGGGGCGTAG
- a CDS encoding SGNH/GDSL hydrolase family protein: protein MLSRKLELFWGAICLSASSLYGGLQSGDLVAIVGDSITAQCIYSRYLTEYLVMCQPSPYLEAVQFGWGGEFAGALLRRLDHDVGSFQPEVVTLLYGMNDGRYQPLSDERLNAYRESMTTVVHSLKDAGTREIYLASPGPVDPAYFSKSTVRAEDYNQTLRAIGQCAREIAESEGVHFVDVNRVMAEGMAAAKARFGADYQLAPDGIHPRTNGHLLIASAFLKGMDLDGEIGRITVDYQLQQAECDAAQTVLSFREGALEMKSSRYPFIPESDGSNLDARTMASLVDFHRELNRYLLVVQNAPEKLEVCWGNASRIYSADELAKGINLAADYYETPFDEAFAKVSRSIAKQQQFERVAVRQLLNSIPAWEREFSDTKPELAGQLRQVILEKSAALRKATQSLFEPVRHTILLKPVD, encoded by the coding sequence ATGTTAAGTCGAAAACTCGAACTGTTTTGGGGCGCCATTTGTTTATCGGCAAGCTCGCTATACGGGGGACTCCAATCCGGAGATTTGGTCGCCATTGTGGGGGACTCCATCACTGCTCAGTGTATCTACTCTCGATATCTAACCGAATACCTCGTGATGTGTCAGCCCAGTCCCTATCTGGAGGCGGTGCAGTTTGGTTGGGGCGGTGAATTTGCCGGGGCTCTGCTCCGGCGGCTGGATCATGATGTCGGTTCGTTTCAGCCGGAAGTGGTCACCTTGTTATATGGCATGAATGATGGCCGCTACCAACCGCTAAGCGATGAACGTCTGAATGCCTATCGCGAGTCGATGACAACGGTGGTGCACAGTTTGAAGGATGCGGGCACGCGTGAGATTTATCTCGCGTCACCCGGACCGGTGGATCCGGCTTATTTTTCGAAGTCGACGGTCAGAGCGGAGGATTATAATCAAACCCTTAGAGCTATTGGCCAATGTGCTCGGGAAATTGCCGAGTCTGAAGGGGTTCATTTTGTCGACGTCAATCGTGTTATGGCTGAGGGGATGGCGGCAGCCAAGGCGCGCTTTGGGGCGGATTACCAATTGGCTCCAGACGGGATTCATCCGCGAACGAATGGGCATTTACTGATTGCCTCTGCCTTTTTGAAAGGGATGGACCTTGATGGTGAAATCGGTCGAATCACCGTCGACTATCAGCTTCAGCAAGCGGAATGTGATGCTGCGCAGACGGTGTTGTCTTTTCGTGAGGGAGCTTTGGAAATGAAGTCCAGTCGCTATCCCTTCATCCCGGAAAGCGATGGATCCAATCTGGATGCGCGGACGATGGCGTCGTTAGTGGATTTTCATCGGGAGCTCAACCGCTACTTGCTGGTCGTTCAAAATGCACCCGAAAAGCTGGAAGTTTGTTGGGGAAATGCGAGCCGGATTTACTCTGCGGATGAGCTGGCGAAAGGGATTAATCTGGCGGCGGATTACTACGAGACGCCTTTTGATGAAGCTTTCGCCAAAGTGTCACGTTCAATTGCCAAACAGCAGCAATTCGAGCGCGTTGCCGTAAGGCAGTTGCTGAACAGTATTCCAGCGTGGGAGCGTGAATTTTCGGATACGAAGCCCGAGCTGGCCGGGCAATTGAGGCAAGTGATTCTGGAGAAATCGGCAGCCTTGCGGAAGGCGACTCAGTCTCTGTTTGAGCCGGTTCGGCATACGATCCTCTTGAAGCCTGTGGATTAA
- a CDS encoding alpha/beta hydrolase → MQLPYLSILLVLVSSLCAEEMPLWPEGAPGALGAEETDIPTLTVTVPVEGMANGGAVVICPGGGYTHLAMNHEGHAVAKWFNSIGYTAAVLTYRLPSKGYPHPAPMQDVQHAIQTLRSKSEVWHLNPEKIGVFGSSAGGHLASTAATHFLAADPEAIDPVLRVSSRPDFLVMLYPVISMDMDLTHRGSRQNLLGREPSDELVELMSNEKQVTAETPPTFIVHADDDKGVKSENSIRFYLALRDAGVPAELHIFKQGGHGFGIRDNRTIPVHQWPDLLEKWLKAEVLP, encoded by the coding sequence ATGCAACTACCTTATTTATCCATACTCCTTGTGCTCGTATCATCACTGTGTGCCGAGGAAATGCCACTCTGGCCTGAAGGGGCTCCGGGAGCCTTGGGGGCGGAGGAAACCGATATCCCGACGCTTACCGTGACTGTTCCTGTTGAAGGAATGGCCAATGGCGGAGCGGTGGTCATTTGCCCCGGGGGCGGCTACACTCATTTAGCGATGAATCACGAAGGGCATGCGGTGGCCAAGTGGTTCAACTCGATCGGTTACACCGCAGCTGTTCTGACCTATCGTTTGCCATCGAAGGGCTACCCGCATCCGGCACCGATGCAGGATGTGCAGCACGCAATCCAGACCTTGCGCTCCAAGAGCGAGGTCTGGCATTTAAACCCCGAAAAGATCGGTGTGTTTGGTTCTTCGGCGGGCGGACATCTGGCTTCGACCGCAGCGACACACTTTCTTGCTGCGGACCCTGAGGCGATCGATCCGGTTCTACGAGTTTCCAGCCGACCGGATTTTCTCGTGATGCTGTATCCGGTGATCAGCATGGATATGGACCTCACGCACCGTGGATCTCGCCAGAACTTGTTAGGGCGGGAGCCGTCGGACGAACTGGTTGAGCTGATGTCCAACGAGAAGCAGGTGACTGCCGAGACACCACCGACATTCATCGTCCATGCCGACGATGACAAAGGCGTGAAGTCCGAAAACAGTATCCGTTTCTACTTGGCTCTGCGTGATGCAGGAGTTCCGGCCGAACTGCACATTTTCAAGCAAGGAGGCCACGGCTTCGGGATACGTGACAACCGGACTATACCGGTGCATCAGTGGCCCGACTTGCTGGAGAAATGGCTAAAAGCCGAGGTTCTGCCCTGA
- a CDS encoding GDSL-type esterase/lipase family protein produces MMFSKPRLLLSLAIALATTLNLSAQMGQDVAAVFQRAKEGAPLRYVALGGSITQAGKGWIGPWLREQFPESDVTSVNSGMSATGSALGVFRVDRDVIAHQPDLVAIEYCVNDGGASDEDAIRNMESLIVRLKSLRNPPAIIILEAAAKGGVNLKRHRKVAQHYDLLEVDLQKAVDTELAATDAPWESLFSDAVHPIAPGHVLYAKAIAETLTPCLSMTDAKMPDGLPKPMSSKPLVLDGRMVPLSGYSDVEDWSTLNSLPKWWNRFFHGVQHSEKPGAVLDIPFRGTRIGLYAAMDPSYGSFYASVDGHAPEHVFTNTRGGYLYKTLAQDLEAKEHRLTIVLPAESDPETRMNGPVNLGYLLLAGESEASREPSPQGPMNPEMLAHLNFETIALDDWEWAGPYRLTTTAKDALPLLDVSFAPELSPETVVWNSDGQARNEFDFRGLFDLSEPAVAYVRGELEREADGAALLGVQVDYFAKVWINCVLVADIDSGHGSPKGYVYLPVALKSGINSVLVKVAAGSEGHKMGLVLASLDGPTEAFMSTANENEVDVSKRPKPTYANVPYGTDERNVMDVWLADSSQPTPCVIHIHGGGWLGGDKSKVADPQRFLDAGISYIAINYRFLLQTIIDTGSERGTAPIQPRGDYTKPPVDVPLYDAARALQFVRHQAGEWNIDKARIGLTGGSAGACSSLWLTFHDDLADPDAKDPILRESTRVWCASVEVAQTTLDPQQTLEWIPNATYGGHAFGYLWDRSDPTLEIRSFLADRENVMDWIKEYSPYELVTENDPPVYLFYRDTPGKGKEQKDPTHTSTYGALLIEKLEAKGVDYTFMHGGVEDPEFKDCEAYLIHQLKK; encoded by the coding sequence ATGATGTTTTCGAAGCCCCGTCTGCTATTATCCTTGGCCATTGCTTTGGCGACTACGTTGAACCTTTCCGCCCAAATGGGGCAGGATGTGGCAGCGGTCTTTCAGCGTGCCAAGGAAGGGGCTCCCTTGCGCTATGTGGCGCTGGGAGGTTCGATCACGCAAGCGGGGAAGGGCTGGATCGGTCCATGGTTGCGGGAGCAGTTTCCCGAAAGCGATGTGACTTCGGTCAATTCCGGGATGAGCGCGACGGGGAGCGCCTTGGGCGTCTTTCGGGTGGATCGGGATGTGATCGCACATCAGCCGGATTTGGTCGCGATTGAGTATTGCGTCAACGACGGAGGAGCGAGCGACGAGGATGCCATTCGCAATATGGAGAGCTTGATTGTCCGCTTGAAAAGCCTGCGGAATCCACCGGCCATCATTATTCTCGAGGCGGCGGCCAAGGGGGGCGTGAATTTGAAGCGTCATCGCAAGGTGGCGCAGCATTACGACTTATTGGAGGTCGATCTGCAGAAGGCCGTGGATACCGAACTGGCGGCGACGGATGCCCCATGGGAAAGCCTCTTTTCCGATGCTGTGCATCCAATCGCTCCGGGGCATGTGCTTTATGCCAAGGCAATCGCCGAAACCTTGACGCCTTGTCTCAGCATGACGGATGCGAAGATGCCGGACGGCTTGCCCAAGCCGATGAGCTCGAAGCCGCTGGTGCTGGATGGACGGATGGTGCCTTTGTCCGGTTATAGTGATGTCGAAGACTGGAGCACGCTGAATTCCTTACCTAAATGGTGGAATCGTTTCTTCCATGGTGTGCAGCATAGCGAGAAGCCGGGTGCAGTTCTGGATATTCCATTTCGTGGCACACGGATCGGTTTGTATGCGGCGATGGACCCGTCCTACGGTAGCTTTTATGCGAGTGTGGATGGTCATGCGCCGGAGCATGTCTTTACGAACACGAGAGGCGGATATTTGTATAAAACCTTAGCTCAAGATCTGGAAGCAAAGGAGCACCGGCTGACCATCGTCCTGCCCGCCGAGTCCGATCCAGAAACAAGGATGAATGGGCCGGTAAATCTCGGCTACCTCCTTCTTGCGGGTGAAAGTGAAGCGAGCCGTGAGCCGTCGCCGCAGGGGCCGATGAATCCGGAAATGCTTGCACATCTGAATTTTGAGACGATCGCTTTGGATGATTGGGAATGGGCCGGTCCTTATCGATTAACGACGACGGCCAAGGATGCACTTCCACTTTTGGATGTCTCGTTTGCGCCGGAATTATCCCCGGAGACGGTTGTATGGAATAGTGACGGGCAGGCGCGAAACGAATTCGATTTTCGCGGGCTTTTCGATCTTTCCGAACCCGCTGTGGCTTACGTGCGTGGCGAGTTAGAGCGCGAAGCGGATGGGGCGGCCTTGCTTGGTGTGCAGGTCGACTATTTTGCCAAGGTTTGGATCAACTGTGTGCTGGTTGCGGATATTGATTCCGGTCATGGCAGTCCCAAGGGCTATGTGTATCTGCCGGTGGCTCTGAAGTCCGGCATCAACTCTGTATTGGTTAAAGTCGCCGCGGGTTCCGAAGGGCACAAAATGGGGTTGGTACTCGCGTCTTTAGACGGGCCCACTGAAGCATTTATGAGCACAGCAAACGAGAATGAGGTGGATGTTTCCAAACGTCCCAAACCGACCTATGCCAATGTGCCTTACGGCACGGATGAGCGCAATGTGATGGATGTTTGGCTGGCGGATTCCTCGCAGCCGACTCCCTGCGTGATTCACATCCATGGAGGTGGCTGGCTGGGGGGCGACAAGTCGAAGGTGGCGGACCCCCAACGCTTCCTCGATGCGGGTATTTCTTACATCGCGATCAATTACCGCTTTCTGCTGCAAACCATTATCGACACCGGGAGTGAGCGCGGCACGGCACCGATCCAACCGCGTGGTGACTATACGAAACCGCCAGTGGATGTGCCGCTCTATGATGCGGCGCGGGCTCTGCAATTTGTGAGACACCAAGCTGGCGAATGGAATATAGACAAAGCGCGCATCGGACTGACCGGTGGTTCGGCGGGCGCCTGTTCGTCGCTTTGGCTGACCTTTCACGACGACTTGGCCGATCCCGATGCGAAAGACCCGATTTTACGCGAATCGACTCGTGTCTGGTGTGCCTCAGTGGAAGTGGCGCAAACAACGCTCGATCCCCAGCAAACGCTCGAATGGATCCCTAATGCGACCTATGGCGGGCATGCCTTTGGATACCTCTGGGACCGTAGTGATCCCACTTTAGAGATTCGTAGCTTTCTGGCCGACCGCGAGAATGTTATGGATTGGATCAAGGAGTATTCGCCCTACGAGCTGGTGACCGAGAATGATCCTCCGGTGTATTTGTTTTACCGCGACACGCCAGGTAAAGGCAAAGAGCAGAAGGATCCGACCCACACATCCACTTACGGTGCCCTGCTGATCGAAAAGCTGGAAGCGAAGGGAGTCGACTACACATTTATGCACGGGGGTGTCGAGGATCCTGAATTCAAGGATTGTGAAGCCTATTTGATTCACCAACTGAAAAAGTAA
- a CDS encoding TA system VapC family ribonuclease toxin, producing the protein MIIPDANVLIYAHDEKSSNHRVAKRWWSAVLSGSEPVGIPWVVVLAFTRLMSHPQICENPLSVEQVRGITLSWFELPQVRLIRVGEASLARFYDLLEEAGSGGNLSTDALIALHALEHSGTVYSNDHDFVRFSGVRWMNPLK; encoded by the coding sequence ATGATCATCCCGGATGCCAATGTCTTGATTTATGCGCATGATGAGAAATCGTCGAATCATCGCGTTGCAAAACGATGGTGGTCCGCGGTTCTCTCGGGGAGCGAACCTGTGGGGATCCCCTGGGTGGTGGTGTTGGCGTTTACCCGGTTGATGTCGCATCCCCAGATTTGTGAAAATCCTCTTTCGGTGGAGCAGGTGCGTGGCATCACTTTAAGCTGGTTCGAACTGCCGCAGGTTCGTCTGATTCGTGTCGGTGAGGCTTCTTTGGCGCGCTTCTACGACCTGCTGGAAGAAGCCGGGAGTGGTGGCAACTTATCGACGGACGCCCTCATCGCCTTACACGCCTTGGAGCATTCGGGCACGGTGTATAGTAATGACCATGATTTCGTGCGATTTTCCGGAGTTCGCTGGATGAATCCCTTGAAGTGA
- a CDS encoding antitoxin VapB family protein: MATKTISLELDAYERLKRAKRGKESFSAVVRRARFDAPKSSGSAILAETAALYHAKKGASAKTLDYWDKAEATDREVPRVSPSKWDDEA; the protein is encoded by the coding sequence ATGGCAACTAAAACAATCAGTTTGGAACTGGATGCCTATGAGCGCCTGAAGCGTGCCAAGCGTGGAAAGGAATCCTTCTCGGCCGTGGTCCGCCGGGCCCGCTTCGATGCGCCGAAATCGAGCGGTTCGGCGATTCTTGCCGAAACGGCGGCGCTGTATCATGCGAAGAAAGGGGCGTCGGCCAAGACGCTCGATTACTGGGACAAGGCCGAGGCAACAGATCGTGAGGTCCCCCGGGTTTCGCCAAGCAAATGGGATGACGAGGCATGA